The following proteins are encoded in a genomic region of Alistipes shahii WAL 8301:
- a CDS encoding MATE family efflux transporter, whose protein sequence is MNMNREILRIALPNIVSNITVPLMGIVSTAIAGHWGADSAATIGALAIGVSIFNFIYWNCSFVRMGTSGLTAQAFGAGDFRECTNMLARALSVSAVMGVLMILLQYPVGELALWAMNGSEMTRDYFYARIWAVPAGIVLFGFNGWFTGMQNAIFPMLTAVTVNIVHILCSLWFAFGMDMGIVGIAYASVIAQWTGVALSALLLAAKYRPILTGIDWSEVLDLKPLKTFFIINRDIILRTFCIVAVYTFFTGASARMDDPALLAVNTLLLQLFTLFSYMNDGFAYAAEALTGRFIGARDSVSLRDCLRRCIAWGTLVSVVFVGIYLVWWRDLVGVFVDHSAPNAGVIEELAGRYIVWIILIPIASAMPFIMDGIMVGATETRVMRDSMFWATAAYFAIYYACYPLIGNNALWLAFTLYMFLRGVIQFFMTRRLKTIYDKIA, encoded by the coding sequence ATGAACATGAACCGCGAAATACTGCGCATTGCGCTCCCCAATATCGTCTCGAACATCACCGTGCCGCTCATGGGCATCGTATCGACCGCCATCGCCGGACACTGGGGAGCCGACTCCGCCGCCACGATCGGCGCGCTGGCCATCGGCGTCTCGATCTTCAACTTCATTTACTGGAACTGCTCGTTCGTGCGCATGGGAACCAGCGGGCTGACGGCCCAGGCGTTCGGCGCGGGCGACTTCCGCGAGTGCACCAACATGCTGGCCCGCGCGCTGTCGGTGTCGGCGGTGATGGGTGTGCTGATGATCCTGCTCCAATACCCCGTGGGAGAACTGGCCCTCTGGGCCATGAACGGCAGCGAAATGACCCGCGACTACTTTTACGCCCGCATCTGGGCCGTGCCGGCGGGCATCGTGCTCTTCGGGTTCAACGGCTGGTTCACGGGGATGCAGAACGCCATATTCCCCATGCTGACGGCCGTCACGGTCAACATCGTGCACATCCTTTGCAGCCTCTGGTTCGCCTTCGGGATGGATATGGGCATCGTGGGCATCGCCTACGCCTCGGTGATCGCCCAATGGACCGGCGTGGCGCTCTCGGCGCTGCTGCTCGCCGCCAAATACCGTCCGATCCTCACCGGGATCGACTGGTCGGAGGTGCTGGACCTCAAACCGCTGAAGACGTTCTTCATCATCAACCGCGACATCATCCTGCGCACGTTCTGCATCGTCGCGGTCTACACCTTCTTCACCGGGGCGTCGGCACGCATGGACGACCCCGCGCTGCTGGCCGTGAACACCCTGCTGCTGCAACTCTTCACGCTCTTTTCCTACATGAACGACGGCTTCGCCTACGCCGCCGAGGCGCTCACGGGACGCTTCATCGGCGCGCGCGACAGCGTGTCGCTGCGCGACTGCCTGCGGAGGTGCATCGCCTGGGGAACGCTCGTATCGGTGGTCTTCGTGGGGATTTATCTCGTCTGGTGGCGCGACCTGGTGGGCGTGTTCGTAGACCACTCGGCACCCAACGCCGGGGTGATCGAGGAGCTGGCGGGACGCTACATCGTCTGGATCATCCTCATCCCGATCGCCTCGGCCATGCCCTTCATCATGGACGGCATCATGGTCGGAGCCACCGAAACGCGCGTCATGCGCGACTCGATGTTCTGGGCCACGGCGGCCTATTTCGCCATTTACTACGCCTGCTACCCGCTGATCGGCAACAATGCCCTATGGCTGGCCTTCACGCTCTACATGTTCCTGCGCGGAGTGATCCAGTTCTTTATGACCCGCCGGCTGAAAACCATCTACGACAAGATCGCATAG